The following are encoded in a window of Impatiens glandulifera chromosome 5, dImpGla2.1, whole genome shotgun sequence genomic DNA:
- the LOC124939934 gene encoding aconitate hydratase, cytoplasmic-like, protein MRDAMNSLDSNPDKINPLVPVDLVIDHSVQVDVARNENAVQANMELEFQRNKERFAFLRWGSTAFKNMLVVPPGSGIVHQVNLEYLGRVVFNTDGILYPDSVVGTDSHTTMIDGLGVAGWGVGGIEAEAVMLGQPMSMVLPGVVGFKLSGKLQNGVTATDLVLTVTQILRKYGVVGKFVEFYGQGMGELSLADRATIANMSPEYGATMGFFPVDHVTLQYLKLTGRSDETVEMIEAYLRANKMFVDYNEPQQRIVYSSYLELDLADVVPCISGPKRPHDRVPLKDMKVDWHSCLENKVGFKGFGIPVEERPKVAEFSFHGQPAELKHGSLVIAAITSCTNTSNPSVMLGAALVAKKACDLGLEVKPWIKTSLAPGSGVVTKYLLQSGLQKYLNQLGFNIVGYGCTTCIGNSGDLDESVASAISDNDIIAAAVLSGNRNFEGRVHPLTRANYLASPPLVVAYAIAGTVDIDFEKEPIGTTKDGKTVFFRDIWPSTEEIAQVVQSSVLPNMFKSTYEAITKGNTMWNSLSVSSSSLYEWDTNSTYIHDPPYFKGMTMYPLGPHGVKDAYCLLNLGDSITTDHISPAGSINKDSPAAKYLLDCRVDRKDFNSYGSRRGNDEVMARGTFANIRIVNKLLNGEVGPRTVHIPTGEKLYVYDAAMRYKAAGEDSIILAGAEYGSGSSRDWAAKGPMLLGVKAVIAKSFERIHRSNLVGMGVIPLCFKNGEDAEKLGLTGYERYNIDLPNKVTEIKPGQDVTVTTNNGKSFTCTLRFDTQVELVYFDHGGILPYVIRNLSKQ, encoded by the exons ATGCGGGACGCTATGAACAGCCTCGACAGTAACCCTGATAAAATCAATCCTTTG GTTCCAGTTGATCTTGTCATTGATCATTCAGTTCAGGTTGATGTTGCTAGAAATGAGAATGCAGTTCAAGCCAATATGGAGTTAGAATTCCAAAGAAACAAGGAAAGGTTTGCTTTTCTGAGGTGGGGTTCAACTGCATTTAAAAATATGCTGGTGGTTCCTCCTGGTTCTGGTATTGTTCATCAG GTGAATCTCGAGTACCTTGGGCGTGTAGTTTTCAACACAGATGGCATTCTTTACCCGGATAGTGTGGTAGGGACAGATTCTCATACAACAATGATTGACGGGCTTGGAGTTGCTGGCTGGGGTGTTGGAGGAATCGAAGCTGAAGCTGTGATGCTTGGACAg CCCATGAGCATGGTATTGCCTGGTGTTGTTGGGTTCAAATTATCTGGGAAATTACAAAATGGTGTCACAGCAACAGATTTAGTTCTAACAGTAACTCAAATTCTAAGGAAATATGGTGTTGTTGGCAAGTTTGTTGAATTTTACG gtcaGGGTATGGGTGAGTTGTCATTAGCTGACAGGGCAACCATTGCAAACATGTCACCTGAGTATGGTGCAACTATGGGTTTCTTCCCAGTAGATCACGTAACATTACAATATCTCAAGTTAACTGGAAGAAGTGATGAAACA GTGGAAATGATTGAAGCTTATTTGCGTGCAAACAAGATGTTTGTAGATTACAACGAG CCTCAACAAAGAATAGTGTATTCATCATATTTGGAACTTGATCTAGCCGACGTTGTGCCATGCATCTCTGGACCTAAGAG ACCCCATGATCGAGTTCCCTTGAAAGACATGAAAGTTGATTGGCATTCATGCCTTGAGAACAAAGTTGGATTCAAG GGATTTGGTATTCCAGTTGAAGAACGACCTAAGGTTGCGGAATTTTCATTCCATGGCCAGCCTGCTGAGCTTAAACATGGAAGCCTGGTCATAGCTGCCATTACAAGCTGCACAAACACATCAAATCCGAGTGTCATGCTAGGCGCCGCCCTTGTTGCAAAGAAAGCCTGTGACCTGGGTTTGGAG GTCAAGCCTTGGATAAAAACAAGCCTTGCTCCAGGGTCTGGTGTTGTTACTAAATACCTGCTTCAAAG TGGACTGCAAAAGTACTTGAACCAACTGGGCTTTAATATTGTTGGCTATGGCTGCACAACTTGTATTGGCAATTCAGGGGATCTAGATGAATCAGTGGCATCTGCTATTTCTGACAATG ATATTATTGCTGCTGCTGTGCTTTCTGGAAATAGAAATTTTGAAGGTCGTGTTCATCCATTAACAAGGGCTAATTATCTTGCTTCCCCTCCATTAGTTGTGGCTTATGCAATAGCTGGAACG GTAGATATTGATTTTGAAAAGGAGCCCATTGGAACCACAAAGGATGGTAAAACTGTATTCTTCAGAGACATCTGGCCTAGCACTGAAGAAATTGCCCAAGTTGTTCAATCCAGTGTTCTACCTAATATGTTCAAGAGTACATATGAGGCTATCACCAAGGGTAACACCATGTGGAATTCACTCTCAGTCTCATCTTCAAGTCTATATGAATGGGATACAAACTCAACCTACATTCACGATCCTCCCTATTTCAAGGGCATGACCATGTACCCACTTGGTCCTCATGGAGTGAAAGATGCTTATTGCTTGCTTAACTTGGGTGATAGCATTACTACCGACCACATATCTCCAGCAGGAAGTATCAACAAGGACAGCCCTGCAGCGAAGTACCTCCTTGATTGTAGGGTTGACCGCAAAGACTTCAATTCCTATGGAAGCCGTAGAGGAAATGATGAAGTCATGGCAAGGGGCACGTTTGCTAACATCCGCATTGTTAATAAGCTATTGAATGGTGAAGTGGGCCCGAGGACTGTACACATTCCAACTGGGGAGAAGCTGTATGTTTATGACGCAGCAATG AGGTACAAGGCTGCTGGAGAAGATTCCATTATCTTAGCTGGAGCAGAATATGGAAGTGGAAGCTCAAGAGACTGGGCTGCTAAAGGTCCAATGTTGTTG GGAGTGAAAGCGGTGATTGCAAAGAGTTTCGAGAGAATCCATCGTAGTAATCTAGTGGGAATGGGAGTTATTCCTCTTTGTTTCAAGAATGGTGAGGATGCAGAGAAACTTGGCTTAACTGGCTATGAGCGTTATAACATAGACCTTCCAAATAAGGTCACTGAAATTAAGCCTGGCCAAGATGTTACTGTCACAACCAACAATGGAAAATCATTCACTTGCACCCTTCGCTTTGACACTCAG GTAGAACTGGTGTACTTCGATCATGGTGGCATCCTTCCATATGTCATAAGGAATCTTAGCAAACAGTAA